A stretch of Chelmon rostratus isolate fCheRos1 chromosome 18, fCheRos1.pri, whole genome shotgun sequence DNA encodes these proteins:
- the LOC121622224 gene encoding protein CEBPZOS-like encodes MPPRPLAQKLLKGVIALELLGVFGAYGLFHKMNNSQDFRDTMNRRFPSVLEVYYQSNEWAGVYGIRERDHEAWSAKQD; translated from the exons ATGCCTCCCAGACCTCTGGCCCAGAAACTCCTGAAGGGAGTGATcgctctggagctgctgggtgTCTTCGGGGCGTACGGTCTGTTTCACAAGATGAACAACAGTCAAG ATTTCAGGGACACCATGAACAGGAGGTTTCCATCAGTGCTAGAAG TTTACTACCAGTCCAACGAGTGGGCGGGGGTCTACGGCATCCGGGAGCGAGACCACGAAGCCTGGTCGGCCAAACAGGACTGA
- the LOC121622193 gene encoding hepatocyte nuclear factor 3-beta-like, with the protein MLSAVKMEGHEHPDWSTGGYYGETECYSAAGSMNSMSSYMSAPGITGTGHMNAHYINPVGVNHSSMPAGVSQSPGTVMQNGTGITGLGAALPPSMSPISPPQYGNMPVMSPVYGQACGIRSREPKPYRRSYTHAKPPYSYISLITMAIQQSSSKMLTLNEIYQWIMDLFPFYRQNQQRWQNSIRHSLSFNDCFIKVPRLPDKPGKGSFWALHPDSGNMFENGCYLRRQKRFKCGKKPGTGDGEAPGKPGSEGGSVTTSSSSSDSDSPHSSSSPPPSSDAKAAGVDLKPQPPSPVRVPSPLAHSQHLFSQHHHHHPHHHHHHHPLLLHEAAHLKPDHYHPQHHHYSFNHPFSINNLMSEPQHHKLEPVVQYGGYGCPVSGALVAAKSGLDPAHSDSSYHRGAYTRPIMNSS; encoded by the exons ATGCTGAGCGCCGTTAAAATGGAAGGACACGAACATCCGGACTGGAGCACCGGCGGCTACTACGGCGAGACCGAG tgttacAGCGCAGCGGGCAGCATGAACTCCATGAGCAGCTACATGAGCGCGCCTGGCATCACCGGCACCGGCCACATGAACGCGCACTATATCAACCCGGTCGGGGTCAACCACTCTTCGATGCCCGCCGGGGTGTCGCAGAGCCCCGGGACGGTGATGCAGAACGGAACCGGGATAACGGGCCTGGGCGCCGCGCTGCCGCCGAGCATGAGCCCCATCAGCCCGCCGCAGTACGGGAACATGCCGGTGATGAGCCCGGTGTACGGCCAGGCCTGCGGCATCAGATCCAGGGAGCCCAAACCGTACCGGCGGAGCTACACGCACGCCAAGCCGCCGTACTCGTACATCTCCCTAATCACCATGGCGATCCAGCAGTCCAGCAGCAAGATGCTGACGTTAAACGAGATCTACCAGTGGATCATGGACCTGTTCCCGTTTTACCGGCAGAACCAGCAGCGGTGGCAGAACTCCATCCGACACTCGCTCTCCTTTAACGACTGCTTCATCAAGGTGCCCCGCTTACCGGACAAACCGGGGAAAGGCTCCTTCTGGGCCCTGCACCCAGACTCCGGGAACATGTTTGAGAACGGCTGCTACCTCCGGCGGCAGAAGCGCTTCAAGTGCGGGAAGAAACCCGGCACGGGTGACGGCGAGGCGCCGGGGAAGCCGGGCTCGGAGGGCGGCTCggtcaccaccagcagcagcagcagcgactcCGACTCCCcgcactcctcctcctctccccctccgtCCTCGGACGCAAAGGCAGCCGGGGTCGACCTGAAACCGCAGCCCCCCAGCCCCGTGCGCGTGCCCTCCCCGCTCGCGCACAGCCAGCACCTGTTCTcccagcatcatcatcatcatccacatcatcaccaccaccatcacccgctgctgctgcatgagGCCGCACACCTGAAGCCGGACCACTACCACCCCCAGCACCACCACTACTCCTTCAACCACCCGTTCTCCATCAACAACCTCATGTCCGAGCCGCAGCACCACAAACTGGAGCCGGTGGTGCAGTACGGAGGCTACGGCTGCCCGGTGTCCGGGGCGCTGGTGGCGGCCAAGAGCGGCCTGGATCCCGCTCACAGCGACAGCAGCTACCACCGCGGCGCGTACACCAGGCCCATCATGAACTCCTcctga
- the cebpz gene encoding CCAAT/enhancer-binding protein zeta, translating into MGAKNKHRRKAKASSKVTFQHERNDMEAENSDEEEGRDSAADGGEGGAKKDDEFSLEEVLRLGGTQADYILLASLNDSNELIDGGKKGAIDDLEEGELEKFITKLGIRAFAGQQVITDEPEDDAADAGEKASKKAKAKTASAEEQASSSQQKVVDHQAVEVKQKVKKTKDVQTSAGKKAKQNVSVFEFQQRQALLIKPGGKWFDLEYTAEGSSATQDPSLVSQYKTLAQRLFEAEVELYKSKKNLQKGANSNWMKTVVSSGVLADRMAAMTVLIQDAPVHTLEHVENLVSMVKKKGSRRMGLMALDTLRELLLSDLLPEHRKLRLFAQHPFDQLEEKASGNRDARDRRLVLWYFEHQLKHHVAEFVAALDTVAHDTVAATKAKALATAHEMLCNRPEQERALLIQVINKLGDPEYKTASKASYLLETLLKTHPNMKAVVCCEVERLMFRPNISPKAQYYAVCFLSQVKLSHDEAELAAKLITIYFSFFRACVKKKDIESKMLSALLSGVNRAYPYAGTGDEKVKEQLDTLFKVVHLVKFNTAVQALMLLFQVMDSQQTVSDRYYVALYRKLLDSGLSSSSRQSMFLNLLYKSLKADVVLRRVKAFVKRLLQVSVEQNASFACGALFLVSEVMKAKPGLKMLLQEGGGGEEEEFKDLAEEYDDDDDEEERFVDADKLEEGASAEAEEAKPAASWVHHQNLEGGKSLQSYDPLHRNPLFCGADHTTLWELQRLSLHFHPSVSLFAKTLLQGGSIQYSGDPLQDFTLIRFLDRFVFRNPKQLKGKQKPDERESLPVGSLPVNSEEFLSRDESQIPVDEVFFHRFFKKRQQEKKLRRPRGNDDNESVEDVDDDEFEKLLDSCEGDSYFTEMAGDDLDFAGNVKNKKGKKDVDDSDSDMDSSDLDDLDDEEVSLGSMDEEDFGDELEEEGGTFMDPDGDEDDDEVPELEDGDAAFNDSDDETEVPDITPRTQRRKRKSSEELDFSASLGSKQGKKKKGKKDGAMFASAEEFGSMLDENAGSKFDNIGLNAMANTDKAGLKQLKWEAQRDDWIRGRDAKTLRKKKTMFNKKKPFGRARAGGKTFRNKKKK; encoded by the exons ATGGGGGCGAAAAATAAGCACCGTAGAAAAGCTAAAGCGAGCAGTaaagtgacatttcagcacGAAAGAAACGACATGGAGGCTGAAAACAGCGACGAGGAGGAAGGTCGAGATTCggcagctgatggaggtgaAGGCGGAGCGAAGAAAGACGACGAGTTCAGCCTGGAGGAGGTTTTACGGCTGGGAGGAACGCAG GCCGACTACATCCTGCTTGCCAGTCTGAACGACTCCAACGAGCTCATCgatggaggaaagaaaggagcgATAGACGACCTGGAGGAGGGCGAGCTGGAGAAATTCATCACTAAACTTGGCATCCGGGCGTTTGCCGGACAGCAGGTCATCACAGACGAGCCTGAGGACGATGCTGCAGATGCCGGCGAAAAGGCGAGTAAGAAGGCCAAAGCCAAGACAGCTTCAGCCGAAGAACAAGCGTCCAGCTCTCAGCAGAAGGTGGTCGACCACCAGGCAGTGGAGGTCAAACAGAAGGTGAAGAAGACAAAAGACGTTCAGACATCCGCCGGGAAAAAGGCGAAACAGAAcgtgagtgtgtttgagttCCAGCAGAGACAGGCGCTGCTGATCAAACCCGGAGGGAAGTGGTTCGACCTGGAATACACCGCCGAGGGCTCGTCAGCCACGCAGGATCCCTCACTGGTGTCCCAGTACAAGACGCTCGCCCAGCGGCTCTTTGAGGCCGAGGTGGAGCTCTACAAGAGCAAGAAGAACCTGCAGAAAGGAGCCAACTCCAACTGGATGAAGACGGTCGTCTCCTCCGGCGTGCTGGCGGACAGGATGGCGGCCATGACGGTTCTGATCCAGGACGCTCCGGTACACACGCTGGAGCACGTGGAGAACTTGGTGTCCATGGTGAAGAAGAAGGGCAGCCGGCGGATGGGTCTGATGGCTCTGGACACGctgagagagctgctgctgtccgaCCTGCTGCCGGAGCACAGGAAGCTCCGCCTCTTCGCCCAGCACCCGTTcgaccagctggaggagaaggcCAGCGGCAACCGCGACGCCCGCGACCGCCGCCTCGTCCTCTGGTACTTTGAGCACCAGCTGAAGCACCATGTGGCCGAGTTCGTGGCGGCTTTGGACACGGTGGCTCACGACACCGTGGCGGCCACCAAGGCGAAGGCACTCGCCACCGCCCACGAGATGTTGTGCAACCGCCCAGAGCAGGAGAGGGCGCTGCTCATCCAGGTCATCAACAAGCTGGGAGACCCCGAGTACAAGACGGCATCCAAAGCGTCGTACCTGCTGGAGACGCTGCTGAAAACGCACCCCAACATGAAGGCGGTGGTGTGCTGCGAGGTGGAGCGGCTCATGTTCCGGCCCAACATCAGCCCGAAGGCGCAGTACTACGCCGTGTGCTTCCTCAGCCAGGTGAAGCTGAGCCACGACGAGGCCGAGCTCGCCGCCAAACTCATCACCATCTACTTCTCGTTCTTCCGCGCCTGCGTGAAGAAGAAGGACATCGAGTCGAAGATGCTGAGCGCGCTGCTGTCGGGCGTGAACAGGGCGTATCCCTACGCCGGCACCGGAGACGAGAAGGTGAAGGAGCAGCTGGACACGCTGTTCAAAGTGGTTCACCTGGTGAAGTTCAACACGGCCGTGCAGGCGCTCATGCTGCTCTTCCAGGTGATGGACTCCCAGCAGACCGTCTCTGACCGGTACTACGTGGCTCTGTACAG gAAGTTGCTGGACTCCGGGCTTTCGTCGTCCTCCAGGCAGAGCATGTTCCTCAACCTGCTGTACAAGTCTCTGAAGGCCGACGTGGTGCTGCGGCGGGTCAAAGCCTTCGTGAAGcggctgctgcaggtcagcgTGGAGCAGAACGCCAGCTTCGCCTGCGGAGCGCTCTTCCTGGTGTCGGAGGTCATGAAGGCCAAGCCGGGCCtgaagatgctgctgcaggagggcGGG GgcggtgaggaggaggagttcaaAGACCTCGCTGAGgagtatgatgatgatgatgatgaagaggagcgCTTTGTGGACGCAGACAAACTGGAGGAAGGAGCGAGTGCAGAGGCGGAGGAGGCGAAGCCCGCGGCATCATGGGTACATCACCAGAACCTGGAAG GAGGGAAGAGCCTGCAGAGCTACGACCCGCTGCACAGAAACCCGCTATTCTGCGGCGCCGACCACACGACGCTGTGGGAGCTACAGAGG ctctctctgcacTTCCACCCGTCCGTGTCGCTGTTCGCCAAGACTCTCCTGCAG GGAGGGTCCATCCAGTACTCCGGTGACCCTCTGCAGGACTTCACCCTCATCAGGTTCCTGGACCGGTTCGTCTTCAGAAACCCCAAACAGCTGAAGGGAAAAC AAAAGCCagacgagagagagagtctACCTGTCGGCTCTTTACCAG TGAACTCTGAGGAGTTTCTGTCCAGAGACGAGAGTCAGATCCCTGTGGATGAAGTCTTCTTCCATCG CTTCTTCAAGAAACggcagcaggagaagaagctTCGTCGGCCGCGAGGAAACGACGACAACGAGAGCGTGGAGGACGTGGACGACGACGAGTTCGAGAAACTTCTCG attcCTGTGAGGGAGACTCGTACTTCACTGAGATGGCAGGCGATGATCTGGACTTTGCAGG TAACGTGAAGAATAAAAAAGGTAAGAAGGACGTGGACGACTCCGACTCGGACATGGACAGCTCCGACCTGGACGACCTGGACGACGAGGAGGTGTCTCTGGGCAGCATGGACGAGGAAGACTTTGGGgatgagctggaggaggaaggagggacgTTCATGGATCCTGATGGAGATGAAGACGATGATGAAG tcCCAGAGCTGGAGGATGGCGATGCTGCATTCAATG attCAGACGATGAGACGGAAGTTCCAGACATAACTCCTCGCACCCAGAGGAGGAAACGGAAATCCTCAGAGGAGCTCGACTTCTCTGCATCTTTAG GTTCCAAAcaggggaagaagaagaaaggaaagaaagatggagCCATGTTTGCTTCTGCTGAAGAG tttggttCCATGTTGGATGAGAACGCCGGCTCCAAGTTTGACAACATCGGGCTGAACGCCATGGCCAACACTGACAAAGCAG gcctgaagcagctgaagtggGAGGCTCAGCGCGACGACTGGATCCGAGGACGTGACGCCAAGACGCTGCGCAAGAAGAAGACGATGTTCAACAAGAAGAAGCCGTTCGGCCGAGCGAGGGCCGGAGGGAAGACGTTcaggaacaagaagaagaagtag